Proteins encoded together in one Flavobacterium keumense window:
- a CDS encoding pyruvate dehydrogenase complex dihydrolipoamide acetyltransferase, protein MATIVTMPRLSDTMTEGTVATWLKKVGDKVSEGDILAEIETDKATMEFESFNEGTLLHIGIQAGETAPVDSLLAIIGNEGEDISALLAGGTAAAPVAETPVATETKQESPAATPAALPEGVIVVTMPRLSDTMTEGTVATWLKKVGDTVAEGDILAEIETDKATMEFESFNAGTLLYIGIQEGSTAPVDSLLAIIGPAGTDISGVADNFKVGGSNTATAKEETKAAPAEKAAPITQEAAADGQRILASPLAKKIANEKGIQLSQVKGSGENGRIVKSDIENFTPSTSSTTAAAAQPQETAKAAAPKVFVPAGEVFTEEIKNSQMRKIIAKRLAESLFTAPHYNLSIEVSMDEAMKSRAAINSVPDTKVSFNDMVIKACATALKKHPIINSQWREDAIIINHHVNIGVAVAVEDGLVVPVLRFTDAMSLSQIGASVRDLAGRAKTKKLLPNEMEGSTFTVSNLGMFGITEFNSIINQPNSAILSVGAIVEKPVVKNGQIVVGNTMMLSLACDHRTIDGATGAQFLQTLKQFIENPVTMLA, encoded by the coding sequence ATGGCTACAATAGTAACAATGCCTCGTTTGAGCGATACAATGACAGAAGGAACGGTGGCTACTTGGCTTAAAAAAGTCGGTGATAAAGTAAGCGAAGGAGATATCTTAGCTGAAATCGAAACAGATAAAGCTACTATGGAATTTGAATCTTTCAATGAAGGAACACTTTTACATATTGGTATTCAAGCAGGAGAAACTGCACCCGTAGATTCATTATTGGCAATTATAGGAAATGAAGGAGAAGACATCTCGGCTTTATTAGCTGGGGGTACTGCAGCAGCTCCTGTAGCTGAAACTCCTGTAGCAACTGAAACCAAACAAGAATCACCTGCCGCTACCCCAGCAGCACTTCCAGAAGGAGTAATTGTTGTAACAATGCCTCGTTTAAGTGATACGATGACTGAAGGAACCGTAGCTACTTGGTTGAAAAAAGTAGGTGATACAGTTGCAGAAGGAGATATTCTTGCTGAAATCGAAACAGACAAAGCGACAATGGAGTTTGAGTCATTCAATGCTGGAACTTTATTATATATTGGAATTCAAGAAGGAAGCACGGCACCAGTTGATAGTTTATTAGCGATCATAGGACCAGCGGGAACAGATATTAGTGGCGTAGCTGATAACTTCAAAGTGGGTGGTTCAAACACTGCTACTGCAAAAGAAGAAACTAAAGCAGCTCCTGCTGAAAAAGCAGCTCCGATTACTCAAGAAGCAGCTGCTGACGGACAACGTATTTTGGCTTCACCATTGGCAAAGAAAATTGCTAACGAGAAAGGAATCCAATTATCACAAGTAAAAGGTTCTGGAGAAAACGGACGTATCGTAAAAAGCGATATCGAAAACTTTACACCATCTACAAGCAGCACTACAGCCGCTGCAGCACAACCACAAGAAACAGCTAAAGCAGCAGCTCCAAAAGTATTCGTTCCTGCTGGAGAAGTTTTCACAGAAGAAATTAAAAATTCGCAAATGCGTAAAATCATTGCGAAACGTTTAGCTGAATCTTTATTCACAGCACCTCACTATAACTTATCTATTGAAGTTTCAATGGACGAAGCAATGAAATCAAGAGCAGCTATTAATAGCGTTCCTGACACCAAAGTTTCATTTAATGATATGGTAATTAAAGCTTGTGCGACTGCCTTGAAAAAACACCCAATCATCAATTCACAATGGAGAGAAGATGCTATTATCATCAATCACCACGTAAATATTGGTGTAGCTGTAGCTGTTGAAGACGGATTAGTAGTTCCTGTACTGCGATTTACAGATGCTATGAGTTTATCTCAAATTGGTGCAAGCGTAAGAGATTTAGCTGGAAGAGCTAAAACCAAAAAATTACTTCCTAACGAAATGGAAGGAAGTACATTTACAGTTTCTAACCTTGGAATGTTTGGTATCACTGAATTCAATTCTATCATTAACCAACCTAACTCTGCTATCCTTTCTGTAGGAGCTATTGTAGAGAAACCAGTAGTTAAAAATGGACAAATTGTAGTAGGTAACACTATGATGCTTTCTTTAGCTTGTGACCACCGTACCATTGATGGTGCAACAGGAGCACAGTTTTTACAAACATTAAAACAATTCATCGAAAACCCAGTAACAATGCTTGCATAA
- the pdhA gene encoding pyruvate dehydrogenase (acetyl-transferring) E1 component subunit alpha: protein MKEVTKEVYLKWYEDMLLWRKFEDKLAALYIQQKVRGFLHLYNGQEAVLAGALHAMDLTKDKMITAYRNHVQPIGMGEDPRRVMAELLGKATGTSKGMGGSMHIFSKEHRFYGGHGIVGGQIPVGAGLAFADKYFNTGGVTMTYFGDGAARQGSLHEAFNMAMLWKLPVVFIVENNGYAMGTSVERTANHTDIWKLGLGYEMPCGPVDGMNPVKVAEAMTEAIERARRGDGPTFLEMKTYRYRGHSMSDAQLYRSKEEVEEYKKIDPITQVLDVIKDQKYATDDEIEVIEQRVKDLVEECAKFAEESPYPEIQQLYDVVYEQEDYPFLPHKL, encoded by the coding sequence ATGAAAGAAGTTACAAAAGAAGTTTATTTAAAGTGGTATGAAGACATGCTGCTTTGGAGAAAGTTTGAAGACAAACTTGCAGCATTATACATCCAACAAAAAGTGAGAGGCTTTCTTCACTTATACAATGGTCAAGAAGCAGTACTTGCAGGGGCTCTACACGCCATGGATTTGACCAAGGACAAAATGATTACAGCCTACCGAAACCACGTTCAACCAATTGGCATGGGAGAAGACCCTAGACGTGTAATGGCAGAACTTTTAGGAAAAGCAACCGGTACTTCAAAAGGGATGGGGGGCTCAATGCACATTTTCTCAAAAGAACATCGTTTTTACGGAGGTCATGGAATTGTTGGTGGCCAAATTCCTGTAGGAGCTGGTTTGGCATTTGCAGACAAATATTTTAATACTGGAGGAGTTACAATGACTTACTTTGGTGATGGTGCGGCTCGTCAAGGTTCTTTACACGAAGCATTTAATATGGCCATGTTATGGAAATTACCTGTTGTATTTATCGTTGAGAACAACGGTTATGCCATGGGAACATCTGTTGAAAGAACAGCTAACCATACTGATATCTGGAAATTAGGTTTGGGGTATGAAATGCCTTGCGGACCTGTTGACGGAATGAATCCAGTAAAAGTAGCTGAAGCGATGACCGAAGCTATCGAAAGAGCACGTCGTGGAGATGGACCTACCTTCCTTGAAATGAAAACGTACCGATACAGAGGACACTCTATGTCTGATGCACAATTATACCGTTCTAAAGAAGAAGTAGAAGAATACAAAAAAATTGACCCAATTACACAAGTATTAGATGTAATTAAAGACCAAAAATATGCTACTGACGATGAAATTGAAGTAATCGAACAAAGAGTGAAAGATTTGGTAGAAGAATGTGCAAAATTTGCCGAGGAATCTCCTTATCCAGAAATCCAACAGTTATACGACGTAGTATACGAACAAGAAGACTATCCATTTTTACCTCATAAATTATAA
- a CDS encoding cytidine deaminase, producing the protein MNKITITTNFDVFESIQELPIDIQNLMQEAIAIRKTAYAPYSNFKVGVALLLDNEKIILGSNQENAAYPSGLCAERVAIFHAGAVFPEAKILKMAISAASSTTTTSAPIPPCGSCRQTIAEYEIKQNTPIEIYFMGEIGSIYKSDSLKNLLPLLFDKKFL; encoded by the coding sequence ATGAATAAAATAACCATAACTACCAATTTTGATGTTTTTGAATCCATTCAAGAACTTCCAATAGACATTCAGAATTTGATGCAAGAAGCCATTGCTATTCGCAAAACAGCCTACGCTCCTTATTCGAATTTTAAAGTTGGAGTTGCACTTTTATTGGATAATGAAAAAATTATACTCGGTTCCAATCAAGAAAACGCAGCCTACCCTTCTGGACTATGCGCAGAGAGAGTCGCTATTTTTCATGCAGGGGCCGTTTTTCCCGAAGCAAAAATTTTAAAAATGGCCATCTCTGCAGCTTCAAGCACCACAACTACTAGCGCACCAATACCGCCTTGTGGCTCATGCAGACAAACTATTGCAGAATATGAAATTAAACAAAACACTCCAATTGAAATCTATTTTATGGGGGAAATAGGCTCCATCTACAAGTCCGATTCTCTCAAAAACTTACTTCCTCTCCTTTTTGACAAAAAGTTCTTGTAA